The segment GCCGCCCCACTCGGCGGCGGTGTCGGCGTCCAGCCGGGCCAGCCGCGCGGCGACGGCGGCGCTGTCGGCGGGGCGGGCGGAGGCGAGCACGGTCAGCTCGCCCGGGACGAGCCGGACGCCGGACTCGGGGTCGGCCAACTCGGCCGGCCCGGACGGGGGTTCGGCGGTGCCGGCGTCGGGCTCCGGGGTGAGGGCGAGGAAGGCGGTGACCCGGCGGGCGCAGACCAGCGCGCGGGCGACGTCCTGGCTGCCCTCCATCAGGAAGTAGACCGGGATGACCAGCACCGAGGTGTACCCGAAGACCGCGGCGAGCTGGCCGGGCGTCAGCTGGCCCTCGACGGCCAGCCGGGCGCCGAGCCAGGTGACGGCGGCCAGCAGCAGCACCGGCAGGCCGGCGCCGAGGGCCTGGATCCAGCTGGTGACGGCGCCGACCCGGTAGCCCTCGGCGCGCAGCCGCCGGGACTCCTCCCGGTAGCGGCCCGCGTACGCCTCCTTGCCGCCCAGGCCGTTCAGCACCCGCAGCCCGCCGGCCAGGTCCTCGAAGCGGGAGGTCAGCCGGGCCTGGTGGTCGCGGTAGTCGCCCTCGGTCCGGCGCTGGCGGGCGAACAGCGGGCGCAGCGCGAGGCCGAGCAGCGGCAGGCCGAGCAGGATCACCAGCGCCAGCAGCGGCGAGAGGCCGAGCAGGACGGCGGCGACCGCCAGGTAGCAGACCAGCGCGCCGACGCCGGGCCCGACGACGGTCAGCGCCAGGGACATCCGCACCACGTCGGAGATGCCGATGGTGACCAGCTCGCCCGCGCTCACCCGGCGGGGCAGCGCCGCGCCCAGCCGGGTGCTGTGCCGCAGCACCACGGTGACGGTGCGGAAGGTGGCGTCGTTGCGGATCAGCGTCATGACGCGGTGCCGGTGCCAGGCGAGCAGCACGTTGAGCAGGCCGGCGCCGAGCATCGCGGCGGACCAGGCCAGCACGGTGCCGGTCCGGCCGGTGCGCAGCCCGTCGTCCACGGCGCGGGAGAGCAGGTACGGCTGGACGATCAGCCCGAGCATCCAGGCGGTGCCGACCAGGGTGCCGGTCAGCGAGCGGCGGAGCTGGCTGGTGGCCAGCCACACCAGGAAGCGGAGCGGGCTGCGGATGTCTGGCTCGCCGGGCTCGCCGGCCGTCGGGTCGTTCACGGAGCGAGCGTAGCGGCGGGCTGCGGGGCGGCTCGAACGAATTCGGGGCCGGCGGGAGGGAGGGGCGGGCCCCGGCCGGCGCCGGGGCCCGCGGGGACGTCGGTTGACGGCGAAGCAGTACGCGCGGTGGCTGAGTTCGATGCCGTCCTTGGTGGTCGCGTAGGACTCCAGCACGTACCAGTCGCCGGCCGGCGGGGTCCGGCTGATGTCGGCCTCGCCGTGCGGACCGGCCGGGACGGTGGTCCATTGGTCGGACCAGCCGAAGCGGTAGGTGTAGCTCGCGATCTGGGCCCCCTTGATCTTCGGGGCGAAGTGGAACGTGCCGGGGGTGCCGGCCGCGCCGCCGTAGTTCTCCTCCGGGAAGTCCGCGGAGGTGACCGTCGGGGTGGTGTCGATCGGCTCCGACCAGCGGGCCCGGCGTGGCGCCGTGCCGGACGAGGGTGCCGTCCTGCGCCGGGTCGGCGGTCCGCCAGTGCGCGAACTCCTCGTCCAGCGGCCACGCCGACGGGTCGGTGTGGTTGGCGGCGCCCGAGACCGAGGGCCCGCCGTACGGGCCGTCGTGCACCACGGCCGGGGCGGCCGGGTCGGTGGCGCGGGGGAGGCCGCCGTCAGGCCGGCGCGCAGGAGCCGGGCCGGGGTGTGCGTCGGGGATTCCCCTCCGGAAGGCCCGGGCCGACGCGCTGCCGGACCGGGCTCCGGGGAGCGTACTGCACACGGCCGACCGGTCGGAGCGGACAACTCC is part of the Kitasatospora setae KM-6054 genome and harbors:
- a CDS encoding ABC transporter transmembrane domain-containing protein; amino-acid sequence: MNDPTAGEPGEPDIRSPLRFLVWLATSQLRRSLTGTLVGTAWMLGLIVQPYLLSRAVDDGLRTGRTGTVLAWSAAMLGAGLLNVLLAWHRHRVMTLIRNDATFRTVTVVLRHSTRLGAALPRRVSAGELVTIGISDVVRMSLALTVVGPGVGALVCYLAVAAVLLGLSPLLALVILLGLPLLGLALRPLFARQRRTEGDYRDHQARLTSRFEDLAGGLRVLNGLGGKEAYAGRYREESRRLRAEGYRVGAVTSWIQALGAGLPVLLLAAVTWLGARLAVEGQLTPGQLAAVFGYTSVLVIPVYFLMEGSQDVARALVCARRVTAFLALTPEPDAGTAEPPSGPAELADPESGVRLVPGELTVLASARPADSAAVAARLARLDADTAAEWGGTPLTALPLTAVRDRIALAENEAALFAGTLRETVRGRTPAPDAALLAAIDDAAARDVHDALPGGLDAPVAADGRNLSGGQRQRLRLARALTADPEVLLAVEPTSAVDAHTEAAMAAGLRAARTGRTTLVTSTSPLLLDRADTVHYLVDGKVAATGTHRELLHTHPGYRALVARDADSPTGAPS